Proteins encoded together in one Polaribacter reichenbachii window:
- a CDS encoding peptidoglycan-binding protein LysM gives MIKKFLLITIVFVLFVNATSVNISTDKKATVNTTFVTKETKILPVNMDYNIPYLQNNYVAFKEAVAFKESQGKYNVVNTLGYLGKYQFGRTTLQRFKIYNTEAFLQNPEQQEKAFLALCKVNKWILRKDIKRSVGKTINGIEITESGILAAAHLSGAGNVKKFLRSNGSIRFADAYGATIQSYLKKFSNYDVSSISADRKATV, from the coding sequence ATGATCAAGAAGTTTTTATTAATAACAATTGTATTTGTACTTTTTGTAAATGCTACATCAGTAAATATTTCTACTGATAAAAAAGCTACTGTTAATACAACTTTTGTTACAAAGGAAACAAAAATATTACCTGTTAATATGGATTATAATATTCCATATTTACAAAATAATTATGTTGCCTTTAAAGAAGCTGTTGCTTTTAAAGAATCTCAAGGAAAATATAATGTAGTAAACACATTAGGTTATCTTGGTAAATATCAATTTGGTAGAACTACTTTACAACGTTTTAAAATATACAATACTGAAGCTTTTTTACAAAATCCTGAACAACAAGAAAAAGCATTTTTAGCTTTGTGTAAAGTTAATAAATGGATTTTAAGAAAAGATATTAAACGTTCTGTAGGTAAAACTATTAATGGTATAGAAATTACAGAATCTGGTATTTTAGCAGCTGCTCATTTAAGTGGTGCTGGTAATGTAAAGAAGTTTTTAAGAAGTAATGGTAGCATACGTTTTGCTGATGCTTATGGTGCAACAATACAATCTTACTTAAAGAAATTCTCTAATTACGATGTTTCTTCTATTAGTGCAGACAGAAAGGCTACAGTTTAA
- the lepB gene encoding signal peptidase I, which translates to MSKRKINYILYFITFLIVVYYLLNLSGILVIYNNPTPSNEPNIPQGSRSLVTNLATPKRGDFVSYNFSDQYSGKHKRVHRLVGFEGDKIEIRDGLVFVNDTNFDEDLNLVHYYKFSKINLEKIYEITPDYAFSFMEKIDSINLKTLIQDSEISKLKFPVDRIIENKDFVDSEVQSIYNKPWNKDNFGPLIVPKNKVFILGDNRDATFDSRNIGFIEKDEIVGVIIQVF; encoded by the coding sequence ATGAGTAAGAGAAAAATAAACTACATTTTATATTTTATTACTTTTTTAATTGTTGTTTATTATCTATTAAATTTATCTGGAATCTTAGTTATATATAATAATCCAACCCCTTCAAATGAACCTAATATTCCACAAGGTTCTAGAAGTTTAGTAACTAATTTAGCTACACCAAAAAGAGGCGATTTTGTTTCCTATAACTTTAGTGATCAATATTCTGGAAAACATAAAAGAGTTCACAGATTAGTTGGTTTTGAAGGAGATAAAATTGAAATTAGAGATGGGCTTGTATTTGTAAATGACACAAATTTTGATGAAGATTTAAACCTTGTTCATTATTATAAGTTTTCTAAAATTAACCTTGAAAAAATATATGAAATAACACCAGATTACGCTTTTTCTTTTATGGAAAAAATAGATTCTATCAATTTAAAAACTTTAATACAAGATTCTGAAATATCGAAATTAAAATTTCCAGTAGATAGGATAATTGAGAATAAGGATTTTGTTGATTCTGAAGTTCAATCTATCTATAATAAGCCTTGGAATAAAGATAATTTTGGACCTTTAATTGTGCCAAAAAATAAAGTTTTTATTTTAGGTGATAATAGAGACGCTACTTTTGATTCTAGGAATATTGGTTTTATAGAAAAAGATGAAATTGTTGGTGTAATTATACAAGTTTTTTAA
- a CDS encoding SAM-dependent methyltransferase: MTGKLYLIPTTLGEETEPLEVMPISVKKVIEEINYYIVENEKSARRFIKKIAPKKPQPNLTIKLIDKYAVEEETQTYLDVCAQGFNVGLLSEAGVPAIADPGASIVKLAHQKNIQVVPLVGPSSILMAMMSSGFNGQNFAFNGYLPIDKGERKRAIKDLERISIDKNQSQIFIETPYRNEKMLADLKAILSPQTNLCIAADITLSSEYIKTMAIKDWKHQQPNLHKRPAIFIIQK, from the coding sequence ATGACTGGTAAACTCTATTTAATTCCAACAACTTTAGGAGAAGAAACAGAACCTTTAGAAGTAATGCCAATATCAGTTAAAAAAGTAATTGAAGAAATCAATTATTATATTGTAGAAAATGAAAAGTCTGCAAGAAGGTTTATCAAAAAAATAGCACCAAAAAAACCACAGCCCAATTTAACTATTAAATTGATAGATAAATATGCTGTTGAAGAAGAAACACAGACTTATTTAGATGTTTGTGCACAAGGCTTTAATGTGGGTTTACTTTCTGAAGCTGGTGTACCTGCAATTGCAGATCCTGGAGCAAGTATTGTAAAATTAGCGCATCAAAAAAATATACAGGTTGTGCCTTTAGTTGGGCCAAGTTCTATTTTAATGGCAATGATGAGTTCTGGTTTTAATGGGCAAAACTTTGCATTTAATGGGTATTTACCTATAGATAAAGGCGAAAGAAAAAGAGCTATTAAAGATTTAGAAAGAATTTCTATCGATAAAAATCAATCTCAAATTTTTATTGAAACTCCATACAGAAATGAAAAAATGTTAGCAGATTTAAAAGCAATTTTATCTCCACAAACTAATTTATGTATTGCTGCTGATATTACTTTATCATCAGAATATATAAAAACGATGGCTATTAAAGATTGGAAACATCAACAGCCTAATTTACACAAAAGACCTGCAATTTTTATAATTCAGAAGTAA
- a CDS encoding low molecular weight protein-tyrosine-phosphatase has protein sequence MIKVLMVCLGNICRSPLAEGILQSKINSDTIFVDSAGTGAYHIGNLPDERSIEVAGKYGINITNQRARKFIVEDFDNFDFIYPMDESNYQNILALARNKEDENKVQMILNEVYPNENASVPDPYYGGKEGFENVYKMLDEACEIIANKLS, from the coding sequence ATGATAAAAGTACTAATGGTTTGCTTGGGGAATATTTGTCGTTCGCCATTGGCAGAAGGTATTTTACAATCTAAAATAAATTCAGATACTATTTTTGTTGATTCTGCTGGTACAGGAGCCTATCATATTGGTAATTTACCAGATGAACGTTCTATAGAAGTTGCTGGAAAATATGGTATTAATATTACCAACCAAAGAGCAAGAAAATTTATAGTAGAAGATTTTGATAATTTCGATTTTATTTATCCAATGGATGAAAGTAATTATCAAAATATTTTAGCTTTAGCTAGAAATAAAGAGGATGAAAACAAAGTACAAATGATTTTGAACGAAGTTTATCCTAATGAAAATGCTTCAGTCCCAGATCCATATTATGGAGGGAAAGAGGGTTTTGAAAACGTTTATAAAATGTTAGATGAAGCTTGTGAAATCATTGCAAATAAATTGTCTTAA
- the dnaA gene encoding chromosomal replication initiator protein DnaA, which translates to MSNTAESVWTDCLSFIKDNIKPQAYKTWFEPIKPVKLSGEALTIQVPSKFFYEWLEEHYIKLLRVALVRQLGNDAKLIYDVKMENNYSSNRPQIVKIPSSNRDPLKPQKVTVPLESNKRELRNPFIIPGLQKVKIESQLNPNYSFANFIEGDSNRLARSAGMAVANKPGGTSFNPLLIYGGVGLGKTHLAHAIGVDIKDKYPDKTVLYISSEKFTQQFIDSVKSNTRNDFIHFYQMIDVLIIDDVQFLSGKAGTQDVFFHIFNHLHQNGKQVILTSDKAPVDMQDIEQRLLSRFKWGLSAELQSPDYETRISILQNKLYRDGVEMPEDIVEYVAKNIKSNVRELEGVLISMIAQASFNRKEFSLQLAKQIVDKFVKNTKKEVSIDYIQKEVSKYFDMDVATLQSKTRKRHIVQARQLAMYFAKRLTKTSLASIGNQIGQRDHATVLHACKTVDNLTETDKQFRKYVDDLTKKLTF; encoded by the coding sequence ATGAGTAACACTGCTGAATCCGTTTGGACTGACTGTCTGTCCTTTATAAAGGACAACATTAAGCCACAAGCTTATAAAACTTGGTTTGAACCTATAAAACCGGTAAAACTTTCTGGAGAAGCATTAACTATTCAAGTGCCTAGTAAATTTTTTTATGAATGGTTAGAAGAGCACTACATTAAACTATTAAGAGTTGCATTAGTAAGACAATTAGGTAATGATGCCAAATTGATTTATGATGTAAAAATGGAAAACAATTACAGTAGTAATAGACCGCAAATTGTTAAGATTCCGAGTTCTAATAGAGATCCTTTAAAACCGCAAAAAGTTACGGTTCCTTTAGAGTCTAATAAGAGAGAATTAAGAAATCCTTTTATAATTCCTGGATTACAAAAAGTTAAGATAGAATCACAATTAAATCCTAATTATAGTTTTGCAAACTTTATAGAAGGTGATTCTAATAGATTGGCACGTTCTGCAGGTATGGCTGTAGCAAATAAACCCGGTGGTACATCATTTAATCCATTATTAATTTATGGTGGAGTAGGTTTAGGTAAAACACATTTAGCACACGCTATTGGTGTAGATATTAAAGATAAATATCCAGATAAAACTGTTTTATATATTTCATCAGAAAAATTTACGCAACAATTTATAGATTCTGTAAAATCGAATACTAGAAATGATTTTATTCACTTCTATCAAATGATAGATGTTTTAATTATTGATGATGTTCAGTTTTTATCAGGTAAAGCTGGTACACAAGATGTATTCTTCCATATTTTTAATCATTTACATCAAAATGGAAAACAGGTAATTTTAACTTCGGATAAAGCGCCTGTAGATATGCAAGATATAGAACAACGCTTGTTATCTCGTTTTAAATGGGGTTTATCAGCAGAATTGCAATCGCCAGATTACGAAACAAGAATATCAATCTTACAAAATAAATTGTATAGAGATGGTGTAGAAATGCCAGAAGATATAGTTGAGTATGTTGCCAAAAATATAAAATCTAACGTTAGAGAATTAGAAGGTGTTTTAATTTCTATGATTGCTCAAGCTTCTTTTAATAGAAAAGAATTTTCTTTACAATTGGCTAAACAGATAGTAGATAAATTTGTAAAAAATACCAAAAAAGAGGTTTCTATAGATTATATTCAGAAAGAAGTTTCTAAGTATTTTGATATGGATGTGGCTACTTTACAATCTAAAACACGTAAACGTCATATTGTACAAGCACGTCAATTAGCTATGTATTTTGCTAAAAGATTAACTAAAACTTCTTTGGCAAGTATTGGTAACCAAATTGGGCAAAGAGATCATGCAACTGTATTACACGCTTGTAAAACTGTAGATAACCTTACAGAAACTGATAAACAATTCAGAAAATACGTTGATGATTTAACAAAGAAGTTAACGTTCTAA
- a CDS encoding acyl-CoA thioesterase translates to MKKFSTKTRVRYSETDQMGVVYHGNYAQFFELGRTEWLRELGVTYKYMELSGIMLPVISLKSNFLKSAMYDDVLTIETILIKKPMVKIEFDYKITNQNNELICTGNTVLAFVNMKTKRPTRCPDYLLESLGY, encoded by the coding sequence CTGAAAAAATTTTCAACAAAAACCAGAGTTCGATATTCTGAAACTGACCAAATGGGCGTAGTTTATCATGGTAATTATGCACAATTTTTTGAATTGGGCAGAACCGAATGGTTACGCGAATTGGGGGTCACTTACAAATATATGGAATTAAGCGGAATAATGCTTCCAGTAATTTCGTTAAAGTCTAATTTTTTAAAATCGGCTATGTATGATGATGTTTTAACAATTGAAACTATTTTAATAAAAAAACCAATGGTTAAAATTGAATTTGATTATAAAATAACAAATCAAAATAATGAATTAATTTGTACAGGAAATACTGTATTGGCTTTTGTAAATATGAAAACTAAAAGACCAACAAGATGCCCTGATTATTTATTAGAAAGTTTAGGGTATTAA
- the prmC gene encoding peptide chain release factor N(5)-glutamine methyltransferase — protein sequence MIVKQFRTHFKNELSEVYPTTEIDSFFFLLIDEYLGLQRIDTVLKPDFKIDEAKLSILNKALQRLKNQEPLQYIIGKTEFYGYPFFVDKNTLIPRPETEELVEWILNEIENLDLSENKKLNILDIGTGSGCIPISLAKNLKNTTISSIDVSADALKMAKKNAELNKVNINFIENDILATNNLPESYDIIVSNPPYVRELEKVEIQNNVLENEPHLALFVSDDDPLIFYNKIAELAKKHLSKSGILFFEINQYLGKETLEMLIKKGFKNVELRKDLFKNDRMIKANI from the coding sequence ATGATAGTAAAGCAATTCAGAACTCATTTTAAAAATGAGCTTTCAGAAGTTTATCCAACCACAGAAATCGATTCTTTTTTCTTTTTGCTGATAGATGAATATTTAGGTTTACAAAGAATTGACACGGTTTTAAAACCAGATTTTAAAATTGATGAAGCTAAACTATCAATTTTAAATAAAGCTTTACAAAGATTAAAAAATCAAGAACCTTTACAATACATTATTGGTAAAACCGAGTTTTATGGTTATCCTTTTTTTGTTGATAAAAATACTTTAATTCCAAGGCCAGAAACAGAAGAATTAGTAGAGTGGATTCTTAATGAAATTGAAAATTTAGACTTATCAGAAAATAAAAAACTCAATATTTTAGATATTGGTACAGGTTCTGGTTGTATACCAATATCATTAGCTAAAAATTTAAAAAACACTACAATTTCTTCAATTGATGTTTCTGCGGATGCTTTAAAAATGGCTAAAAAAAATGCAGAATTAAATAAAGTAAACATAAACTTTATTGAAAATGATATTTTAGCGACTAATAATTTGCCAGAAAGTTATGATATTATCGTTTCAAATCCACCTTATGTTAGAGAACTAGAAAAAGTGGAAATCCAAAATAATGTATTAGAAAATGAACCACATTTGGCTTTATTTGTTTCTGATGATGATCCTCTTATTTTTTATAATAAAATTGCAGAATTGGCAAAAAAACACCTTTCTAAAAGCGGAATTTTATTCTTTGAAATTAATCAATATTTAGGTAAAGAAACCCTAGAAATGTTAATAAAAAAAGGTTTTAAAAATGTTGAATTAAGAAAAGATTTATTTAAAAATGATAGAATGATAAAAGCTAATATTTAA
- the cls gene encoding cardiolipin synthase yields the protein MIFYVLGVLHFVLFSWAFYNVLYFGVKPSKSLSWILITFFFPFIGVFVFVLFGINRRKIKFFELKETKKRKKHIKDSFKGEGNANLDILETTQQKKISQLIYSSTNSNVEDKNEVVLLKNGKETFKALNKALKNAKKFIHLQYYMIEDGQVLDEIIEILAQKIKENIEVRIIYDTFGSYKLSKKSKRKLKDIDVKLYPETPFKFGSFLFSLNYRNHRKIAVIDNEIGFVGGVNISDEYITDDDFLGIWQDTHIQVKGCAVNRIHKTFLMDYYYATNKDLSNNESYLTPCNVEGNTKLQMVSSGPDYEQSVVMQQYLSFINLAEKSICVLNPYFIPTFSILEAFKMAALSGVEVTLLLPAKSDSKVANYSMYSYFEDLLKAGVHIYLREDFSHSKVIFIDDEIISIGSTNFDCRSFEHNYELNAILFDKKITLEVKDEFDERKNKANKIDYDTFRKRSIKQKTLERLCRFFSPLL from the coding sequence ATGATTTTTTATGTTTTAGGAGTTTTACATTTTGTTTTATTCAGTTGGGCATTTTACAATGTGCTGTATTTTGGTGTAAAACCTTCTAAATCTTTAAGTTGGATTTTAATTACTTTTTTCTTTCCATTTATAGGGGTTTTTGTGTTTGTTTTATTTGGAATTAACAGAAGAAAAATTAAGTTTTTTGAACTTAAAGAAACCAAAAAAAGAAAAAAACATATTAAAGATTCTTTTAAGGGTGAAGGGAATGCTAACCTCGATATTTTAGAAACCACACAACAAAAAAAGATTTCTCAACTCATTTATTCATCAACAAATAGTAATGTAGAAGATAAAAATGAAGTGGTTTTACTAAAAAACGGAAAAGAAACTTTTAAAGCATTAAATAAAGCTTTAAAAAATGCCAAAAAGTTTATTCATCTCCAATATTATATGATTGAAGATGGGCAAGTTTTAGACGAGATTATAGAAATTTTAGCCCAAAAAATTAAAGAGAATATTGAGGTTAGAATTATTTACGACACTTTTGGTAGTTATAAATTAAGTAAAAAATCTAAAAGAAAACTAAAAGATATTGATGTAAAATTATATCCAGAAACTCCTTTTAAATTTGGTAGTTTCTTGTTTTCTTTAAATTATAGGAATCATCGAAAAATTGCAGTAATAGATAATGAAATTGGTTTTGTTGGCGGAGTTAATATTTCTGATGAATATATTACAGATGATGATTTTTTAGGGATTTGGCAAGATACACACATACAAGTAAAAGGTTGCGCCGTAAACAGAATTCATAAAACTTTTTTAATGGATTATTATTATGCTACAAACAAAGATTTGAGTAATAATGAGAGCTATTTAACCCCTTGTAATGTAGAAGGGAATACAAAACTACAAATGGTTTCTAGTGGTCCAGATTATGAGCAATCTGTGGTTATGCAACAGTATTTAAGTTTTATAAATTTGGCTGAAAAAAGTATTTGTGTTTTAAATCCGTATTTTATACCTACTTTTTCAATTTTAGAAGCCTTTAAAATGGCAGCTTTAAGTGGAGTAGAAGTAACGTTGTTATTGCCAGCAAAAAGCGATTCTAAAGTGGCCAATTATAGTATGTATTCTTATTTTGAAGATTTGCTAAAAGCTGGAGTACATATTTATTTACGAGAAGATTTTTCTCACAGCAAAGTAATTTTTATCGATGATGAAATTATTTCTATTGGTTCTACAAATTTCGATTGCAGAAGTTTTGAACATAATTACGAACTCAATGCAATTCTTTTTGATAAAAAAATTACTCTAGAAGTAAAAGATGAGTTTGATGAACGAAAAAATAAAGCGAATAAAATAGATTATGATACGTTTAGAAAAAGATCAATCAAACAAAAAACATTAGAACGTCTTTGTCGTTTTTTTAGTCCATTATTATAA
- a CDS encoding GNAT family N-acetyltransferase: MTSTDFIIREIESKDNLQMASVVRNVILEMGAPKVGTAYEDKATDAMFETYQKEKAAYFVVEYNNKVVGGAGVAQLDNFDGNTCELQKMYFLPIARGKGLGPKLISVCLEKAKEFGFENCYLETLPYMEAAVKLYKKYGFKNLDKPMGNTCHYSCSVWMLKEIK, from the coding sequence ATGACAAGTACAGATTTTATCATTAGAGAAATAGAATCAAAAGATAATTTGCAAATGGCAAGTGTAGTTCGAAATGTTATTTTAGAAATGGGTGCACCAAAAGTGGGTACAGCTTATGAAGATAAAGCAACAGATGCAATGTTTGAAACTTATCAAAAAGAAAAAGCAGCCTATTTTGTGGTAGAATATAATAACAAAGTTGTTGGTGGAGCAGGAGTTGCACAATTAGATAATTTTGATGGAAATACGTGCGAGCTACAAAAAATGTATTTTTTGCCAATTGCAAGAGGTAAAGGTTTGGGTCCAAAACTAATTTCTGTTTGTTTAGAAAAAGCAAAAGAATTTGGTTTCGAAAACTGTTATTTAGAAACCTTACCATATATGGAAGCTGCTGTAAAATTGTACAAAAAATACGGTTTTAAAAATTTAGACAAACCAATGGGTAACACTTGCCATTATTCTTGTAGTGTTTGGATGCTAAAAGAAATTAAATAA
- a CDS encoding LEA type 2 family protein, with protein sequence MKKAFYFLSFLILFFNCSVKKQPIFIKVDDVKIVSFAADTLKLRANAFFENPNDVGGKIATDDIAIFVNEIEIAQVFSDEFKVPAKDKFTIPLTANVPTKKLLNSDKNGVLGGLINSFITKKVNVRIKGNLEYVVFGFKKEFIVDKTEEIKIKF encoded by the coding sequence ATGAAAAAGGCATTCTATTTTTTAAGTTTTTTAATACTATTTTTTAATTGTTCAGTAAAAAAGCAACCTATTTTTATAAAAGTTGATGATGTAAAAATAGTAAGTTTTGCTGCTGACACTCTTAAGCTGCGTGCAAATGCTTTTTTTGAAAACCCAAATGATGTTGGTGGTAAAATTGCTACGGATGATATTGCAATATTTGTTAATGAAATTGAAATTGCTCAAGTTTTTTCTGATGAATTTAAAGTACCTGCAAAAGATAAATTTACGATTCCGCTAACTGCAAACGTACCTACTAAAAAGCTTTTAAATTCTGATAAGAATGGAGTTTTAGGTGGTTTGATAAATTCTTTTATCACTAAAAAAGTGAATGTTAGAATAAAAGGGAATTTAGAATATGTTGTTTTCGGTTTCAAAAAAGAATTTATTGTTGATAAAACCGAAGAAATAAAAATTAAGTTTTAA
- the ribD gene encoding bifunctional diaminohydroxyphosphoribosylaminopyrimidine deaminase/5-amino-6-(5-phosphoribosylamino)uracil reductase RibD, which produces MINHEIYIKRCLQIAKNGISSTRPNPSVGAVIVLNNKIIAEGFTSKYGESHAEVNAVNAVKDKSVLKNATIYVTLEPCSHFGKTPPCADLLAKHQFKNVVIGCKDTNDLVAGKGIERLKKAGINVIVGVLEDECRKHHKRFFTVQDKKRPYIILKWAETKDGFVAPLEKDTQAPVWISNKYSQQLVHKLRAKEQAILVGTNTVIADNPKLNVRSWSGNNPIRIVLDKNLRIPKSVHIFDASVKTIVLINKGIRKQENKENLFFEEIDFSNNIAKQICDVLQKHKIQSVIIEGGTQTLQTFIDANLWDEALVFVGDNSFYTGIKAPILSAKITSERKIKNDILKIYTND; this is translated from the coding sequence ATTATCAATCACGAAATTTACATAAAACGCTGTTTACAGATTGCTAAAAACGGAATTAGCTCTACAAGACCAAACCCAAGTGTTGGTGCTGTAATTGTTTTAAATAACAAAATTATTGCAGAAGGTTTTACTTCTAAATATGGAGAAAGTCACGCAGAAGTAAATGCAGTTAATGCTGTAAAAGATAAATCCGTTTTAAAAAATGCTACAATTTATGTTACGCTAGAACCTTGTTCTCACTTTGGCAAAACTCCACCTTGTGCAGATTTATTAGCAAAACATCAATTTAAAAATGTTGTTATTGGTTGTAAAGACACCAACGATTTAGTTGCAGGTAAAGGAATTGAACGATTAAAAAAAGCAGGAATCAATGTAATTGTAGGTGTTTTAGAGGATGAATGCAGAAAACATCATAAAAGATTTTTTACTGTTCAAGATAAAAAAAGACCTTATATTATTTTAAAATGGGCAGAAACCAAAGATGGTTTTGTTGCTCCTTTAGAAAAAGATACACAAGCTCCTGTTTGGATTTCAAACAAATATTCGCAACAATTAGTACACAAATTAAGAGCAAAAGAACAGGCAATTTTAGTGGGTACAAATACAGTTATTGCAGATAACCCTAAGTTAAATGTTAGAAGTTGGTCTGGAAATAATCCTATTAGAATTGTTTTAGATAAAAATTTACGAATACCAAAAAGTGTTCATATTTTTGATGCTAGCGTAAAAACAATTGTGCTAATTAATAAAGGAATCAGAAAACAAGAAAATAAAGAAAATTTGTTTTTTGAAGAAATAGATTTCTCAAATAATATAGCAAAACAAATTTGCGATGTTTTACAAAAACACAAAATTCAATCTGTAATAATTGAAGGAGGCACACAAACACTACAAACTTTTATTGATGCCAATCTTTGGGATGAAGCTTTGGTTTTTGTTGGCGACAATTCTTTTTATACAGGAATAAAAGCCCCCATTTTATCAGCAAAAATTACATCAGAAAGAAAAATAAAAAACGATATTTTAAAAATTTACACCAATGATTAA
- a CDS encoding HAD family hydrolase, with translation MIKNIIFDFGDIFINLDKQGTYKAMAALGVTDITPEMISVYHKYEKGLITTEDFINFYYDKFKINKTDLVAAWNAVLLDFPKKRLDFLKELAASKKYRLFLLSNTNDLHIKSVINTVGETFFNEFKNCFEQFYLSHEIHFRKPDTEIYEFVLKENNLIADETLFVDDLKENTDSANTLGIKTWNLTPKKDDVTELFLKNNLN, from the coding sequence ATGATTAAAAACATAATTTTCGATTTTGGAGACATCTTTATCAATTTAGATAAACAAGGCACTTATAAAGCTATGGCTGCTTTAGGCGTTACTGATATTACTCCAGAAATGATATCAGTTTATCATAAATATGAAAAAGGATTAATAACAACTGAAGATTTTATCAACTTTTACTATGATAAATTTAAAATTAATAAAACTGATTTAGTTGCTGCTTGGAATGCTGTTTTGTTAGATTTCCCTAAAAAACGTTTAGACTTTTTAAAAGAATTGGCTGCAAGCAAAAAATACAGATTATTTTTATTAAGTAACACAAATGATTTGCATATAAAATCTGTTATTAATACAGTTGGTGAAACTTTCTTTAATGAATTTAAAAACTGTTTTGAGCAATTTTATTTATCTCATGAAATTCATTTTAGAAAACCAGATACAGAAATTTATGAGTTTGTTTTAAAAGAAAACAATTTAATTGCAGACGAAACTTTGTTTGTAGATGATTTAAAAGAAAATACGGATTCTGCGAATACATTAGGCATTAAAACTTGGAATTTAACACCTAAAAAAGATGATGTAACTGAACTATTTTTAAAAAATAATTTGAATTGA
- a CDS encoding EamA family transporter, with product MIYLILSILFSTGLFVIFKYFGIYKVDVLKAIFVNYIVAFIMGFALTESSFTFSEIPNQPWFIGATCLGALFVSIFFVMAMTAQRNGVSVTSVAGKMSVVIPVFFGVFLYNESVTVLKIVGIIIALISVYLASVKEKSTVSKNAGLLFPVLLFLGSGAIDTILKFVESNYVPKNDVSIFSGSLFGIAAAFAAIVLIIKSLKKREAFGVKNIFAGIVLGVPNYFSIVFLIKALQTQGFESSTLFTINNVAIVIVSTVVGLLVFKEQFSIKNKIGVALAILGIVIVALA from the coding sequence TTGATATATCTAATTTTAAGCATCCTTTTTTCTACAGGATTATTTGTTATTTTTAAATACTTTGGCATTTATAAAGTTGATGTTTTAAAAGCAATTTTTGTAAATTATATTGTTGCTTTTATAATGGGGTTTGCTTTAACAGAAAGTAGTTTTACTTTTTCAGAAATACCTAATCAACCTTGGTTTATTGGCGCAACTTGTTTGGGAGCTTTATTTGTTTCTATATTTTTTGTAATGGCAATGACAGCGCAAAGAAATGGAGTTTCTGTAACTTCTGTTGCTGGTAAAATGTCTGTTGTAATTCCTGTTTTTTTTGGTGTTTTTTTATACAACGAGTCTGTAACAGTTTTAAAAATAGTAGGTATTATTATTGCTTTAATATCAGTTTATTTGGCTTCAGTTAAAGAAAAATCTACAGTTTCTAAAAATGCAGGTTTGCTTTTTCCAGTGCTTTTGTTTTTAGGTTCTGGAGCTATTGATACTATTTTAAAATTTGTAGAATCTAATTACGTACCAAAAAATGATGTTTCTATTTTTTCTGGTAGTTTATTTGGTATTGCTGCTGCTTTTGCTGCAATAGTTTTAATAATTAAAAGCTTAAAAAAAAGAGAAGCTTTTGGTGTAAAAAACATATTTGCTGGTATTGTTTTAGGTGTCCCAAATTATTTTTCGATTGTATTTTTAATCAAAGCTTTGCAAACTCAAGGTTTTGAAAGCTCTACTTTATTTACTATTAATAATGTTGCCATTGTTATTGTGTCTACCGTAGTTGGTCTCTTGGTTTTTAAAGAACAGTTTAGCATTAAAAATAAAATTGGTGTGGCTTTGGCAATTTTAGGAATTGTAATTGTAGCTTTGGCGTAA